The following are encoded in a window of Dictyostelium discoideum AX4 chromosome 6 chromosome, whole genome shotgun sequence genomic DNA:
- the fahd2 gene encoding Fumarylacetoacetate hydrolase domain-containing protein (Similar to FAA), which produces MNRANFGLIKLVTYIPNVGEQSKRLGALLENSIIDLCSADKSIPNDMRSFLSLNSTDKWSKVINVINNINNRRIPIENCKIKAPIEPGKIICIGLNYKEHANEAKMAIPKEPIVFSKFDNAICGPNDSIIKPVESDEVDYEVELVVVIGKQAKNVSESDALQYVAGYTVGNDVSARDWQLRKNNSQWLLGKTFDTFAPIGPSIVINPEVAALSDDTYFDPNNLSIKCTLNGQVVQNSTTKEFIFNIQTVVSYLSKLFTLNPGDIIFTGTPSGVGFIRKPNPIFLKSGDVIKCEIEELGSLVNNVK; this is translated from the exons atgaatagaGCAAATTTtggattaattaaattagtcACTTATATACCAAATGTTGGTGAACAAAGTAAAAGGTTAGGTGCATTATTAGAAAATAGTATTATAGATTTATGTTCAGCTGATAAAAGCATACCAAATGATATGCGttcatttttatctttaaattcaactGATAAATGGTCAAAAGTTATAAAT gtaattaataatattaataatagaagaataccaattgaaaattgtaaaattaaagcACCAATTGAACCAGGTAAGATTATTTGTATtggtttaaattataaagagCATGCAAATGAAGCAAAGATGGCAATTCCGAAAGAACCAATTGTATTCTCAAAGTTTGACAATGCAATTTGTGGTCCAAACGACTCAATCATTAAACCAGTCGAAAGTGATGAAGTAGACTATGAGGTTGAATTAGTGGTGGTGATTGGTAAACAAGCAAAGAACGTATCAGAATCTGATGCATTACAATATGTTGCAGGCTATACCGTTGGTAATGATGTATCCGCTAGAGATTGGCAACTACGTAAGAATAACTCACAATGGTTACTTGGTAAGACTTTTGATACATTCGCCCCAATTGGTCCATCAATAGTTATCAATCCTGAAGTCGCTGCATTATCTGATGATACTTATTTCGACCCGAATAATCTCTCAATCAAATGTACTCTCAATGGTCAAGTAGTTCAAAATTCTACAACCAAagaattcattttcaatattcaAACTGTAGTTTCTTatctttcaaaattattcaCTTTAAATCCTGGTGATATCATTTTCACTGGTACCCCTTCAGGTGTTGGTTTCATTAGAAAACCTAATCCAATCTTTTTAAAGAGTGGTGATGTTATCAAATGtgaaattgaagaattaGGTTCTTTAGTTAAtaatgtaaaataa
- the mcfN gene encoding mitochondrial substrate carrier family protein has translation MAGDLTPSLFLKYGFGGALSCSITHSLVVPLDVVKTLLQTNPGKYTGMMNGFSTVIKEQGPSGLLQGLGPTAVGYALQGFLKFGFYEVFKKTYADAVGEKADQFRIPIWLAASATAEVIADIALCPNEAVRIRLVAEPTFAKSPVEAFGKIFKQEGVLGFYKGLPPILLKQVPYTMAKFAVFEFTAENVYKGLAASGKPKESLTDGQKLSVSLGSGIVAGIVAAIVSQPADTILSKINQEKTDGGVVKAIGNIMRRLGVRGLFLGLPTRCFMVGTLTAGQFFIYDGIKQMLGLTPAKK, from the exons atggcCGGTGATTTAACTCCttcattatttttgaaatatgGTTTTGGTGGTGCTTTG agTTGTTCAATTACTCACAGTCTTGTAGTCCCACTTGATGTCGTTAAGACTCTCCTCCAAACCAACCCag gtaAATACACTGGTATGATGAACGGTTTCAGCACCGTCATTAAGGAACAAGGTCCATCTGGTTTATTACAAGGTTTAGGACCAACTGCTGTTGGTTATGCCTTACAAGGTTTCTTAAAATTCGGTTTCTATGAAGTCTTCAAAAAGACCTACGCTGATGCTGTTGGTGAAAAAGCCGATCAATTCAGAATCCCAATTTGGTTAGCTGCCTCAGCCACTGCTGAAGTTATTGCTGATATTGCTTTATGCCCAAATGAAGCCGTTCGTATTCGTTTAGTTGCTGAACCAACTTTCGCTAAATCACCAGTTGAAGCTTTCGGTAAAATCTTCAAACAAGAAGGTGTCCTCGGTTTCTACAAAGGTCTCCcaccaattttattaaaa CAAG tcCCATACACTATGGCTAAA ttCGCTGTTTTCGAATTTACTGCTGAAAACGTTTACAAAGGTTTAGCCGCCAGTGGTAAACCAAAGGAATCATTAACTGATGGTCAAAAACTCTCTGTTTCATTAGGTTCAGGTATTGTTGCAGGTATTGTTGCTGCTATTGTCTCTCAACCAGCTGATACCATTTTATCAAAGATCAATCAAGAAAAGACtgatggtggtgttgttAAAGCAATCGGTAACATCATGAGACGTTTAGGTGTTCGTGGTTTATTCTTAGGTCTCCCAACCAGATGTTTCATGGTTGGTACTCTTACTGCCGGTCAATTCTTCATTTATGATGGTATTAAACAAATGTTAGGTCTCACCCCAGCAaagaaataa
- the cupD gene encoding calcium up-regulated protein, whose translation MINIEDISKSSNQSEEKQLKSTSTSSKPKYSFVAKSLFKGSNNITPYYLSTSNTFQCVASESIQTWLLSDDGHIFTSSGNFVLDVSSGGYFVELVQLNSNSKTQIWTIDTTNNKIQPSNGKYLDIDSLNICVAPLNGNATQKWTTFRRAPIPTGNWGYFQSKQLDSNNNYWGLSVLNNSTSYNTSVVMNKVQAKSIGQIWQMTNDGHILSRLDGNLVLDIGPSIDGSKTNYHLNTNVYKANDLMQQWGINENNQIFNQYYPNLCIGFVGELGVDSTVNCVLAQPSSASDINFQWIANPTYSLNQIVSEVPEPFPAYTSGDLLASYQYLSDDATNGYTDDIRSLYTSINVNLEIFYVNVTNATCPSSIHSTEDFSYVQNQIKNELTYAINVRLVFDNYSGFYSKLFSQGSTNLTNLANLINVDMSSDQVVNGDYTDAITSVFYAIISEIPIGGSIIANISESAVQFGELYAESNDSGPSTYQVTLSKLYDHLNENYENEMANAQRIKNTILQDWGMMSKTFALCFLPTNNPSSLNINGLDFQKISTIASLAYQTAIIQMLLPTNYQIYFTPAGYYAPVSSDDYSYTDSTGTYIMAEIDNCNSHPPKALTGFKTRSFHIFLWLEFSYLCDLLQYGR comes from the coding sequence atgataaatattgAAGATATTTCAAAATCTTCAAATCAAAGTgaagaaaaacaattaaaaagtaCAAGTACAAgttcaaaaccaaaataCTCATTCGTAGCAAAAAGTTTATTCAAaggttcaaataatattacacCATATTATTTATCAACCAGTAATACATTCCAATGTGTAGCATCTGAGTCAATTCAAACATGGCTTCTTTCTGATGATGGTCATATCTTTACATCCAGTGGTAATTTTGTTTTAGATGTTTCATCAGGTGGTTATTTTGTTGAATTAGTACAacttaattcaaattcaaaaactCAAATTTGGACAATTGAtactacaaataataaaattcaaccAAGGTAATGGTAAATACCTTGATATCGACAGTTTGAATATTTGTGTTGCACCTTTAAATGGAAACGCAACTCAAAAATGGACAACTTTTAGAAGAGCACCAATTCCAACTGGTAATTGGGGTTACTTTCAAAGCAAACAATTGGattccaataataattattgggGTCTAAgtgtattaaataatagtacatCATATAATACTAGTGTAGTAATGAATAAAGTTCAAGCAAAATCAATAGGTCAAATTTGGCAAATGACAAACGATGGTCACATTTTATCACGTTTGGATGGTAATTTAGTATTAGATATTGGTCCATCAATTGATGGTAGTAAAACAAACTATCATTTAAATACCAATGTTTACAAAGCAAATGATCTAATGCAACAATGGGGTATCAacgaaaataatcaaatattcAATCAATATTATCCAAATTTATGTATTGGATTCGTTGGTGAACTTGGAGTTGATTCAACTGTTAATTGTGTATTAGCTCAACCAAGTAGTGCTAGTGATATTAATTTCCAATGGATTGCAAATCCAACCTATTCATTAAACCAAATTGTTAGTGAAGTACCAGAACCATTTCCAGCTTACACAAGTGGTGATTTATTAGCATCATATCAATACCTTAGTGATGATGCAACAAATGGTTATACTGATGACATTAGATCACTTTATACAAGTATTAATGttaatttagaaattttcTATGTTAATGTCACCAATGCAACTTGTCCATCATCAATTCATTCAACTGAAGATTTTTCATAtgttcaaaatcaaatcaaaaatgAACTCACCTACGCAATCAATGTCCGTTTAGTATTTGATAACTATTCTGGTTTTTATAGTAAATTATTTAGTCAAGGTAGTACAAATTTAACAAACTTGGCAAATTTAATCAATGTTGATATGTCATCTGACCAAGTTGTTAATGGAGATTACACCGATGCAATTACCAGTGTTTTTTATGCAATTATTTCAGAGATACCAATTGGTGGTTCAATAATTGCAAACATTAGTGAGTCAGCAGTACAATTTGGTGAATTATATGCTGAAAGTAATGATTCAGGCCCATCAACCTATCAAGTTACATTAAGTAAACTCTATGatcatttaaatgaaaattatgaaaatgaaatggCAAATGctcaaagaattaaaaataccaTTTTACAAGATTGGGGTATGATGAGTAAAACCTTTGCATTATGTTTCTTACCAACCAATAATCCATCCTCACTCAATATCAATGGATTAGactttcaaaaaatttctaCCATAGCTTCTTTAGCTTACCAAACTGcaataattcaaatgttaTTACCAActaattatcaaatttactTTACACCAGCTGGTTACTATGCACCAGTTTCAAGTGATGACTACTCTTATACTGATAGTACTGGAACCTATATTATGGCAGAAATCGATAACTGTAACTCTCATCCTCCAAAAGCTTTAACCGGTTTCAAAACAAGAAGTTTTCACATCTTCCTATGGTTGGAATTTAGCTACCTCTGTGACCTATTACAATATGGTCGGTAA